A section of the Amblyomma americanum isolate KBUSLIRL-KWMA chromosome 2, ASM5285725v1, whole genome shotgun sequence genome encodes:
- the LOC144119868 gene encoding evasin P983-like — MKTLVCVTASFFVLFALNGSAEETQTDGEYDYGNTGCPIPVLGNYKDNMAKYVGCSVKCGTGISKVPDNTSCYEVTTL, encoded by the exons ATGAAAACACTGGTCTGCGTGACGGCGAGTTTCTTCGTGCTCTTTGCACTGAACG gatCAGCTGAAGAGACTCAAACTGATGGCG AATACGACTATGGAAATACAGGATGCCCTATCCCAGTCCTGGGCAACTATAAGGATAATATGGCG AAATATGTTGGATGCAGTGTTAAATGTGGTACCGGAATCTCGAAGGTACCAGACAACACATCTTGCTAC